The Actinocatenispora sera genome has a window encoding:
- the cofD gene encoding 2-phospho-L-lactate transferase: protein MRIVVLAGGIGGARFLAGVRAFAAAGGHEVTAIVNTGDDVTLHGVRICPDLDSVMYALGGGADPERGWGRAGETWAVRDELAAYGAEPTWFGLGDRDLATHLVRTRMLAAGYPLSAVTEALCARWQPGIRLLPATDDRMETHVVATVDGEAAPRALHFQEWWVRYHAEPPAQRFVFVDADQAKPAAGVLDALAAADVVLLAPSNPVVSIGPILAVPGLRDALVAGTAPVAGIAPIIGGAPVRGMADKCLTAIGVEVSAAGVGRMFGAAGDGGLLSGWLVDPVDAATTVPGVRVLARPLLMTDEAETAAIVTDAIGLARG, encoded by the coding sequence ATGCGCATCGTGGTACTCGCGGGTGGCATCGGTGGCGCCCGGTTCCTGGCGGGGGTGCGTGCCTTCGCCGCGGCCGGCGGCCACGAGGTCACCGCGATCGTCAACACCGGCGACGACGTCACCCTGCACGGCGTCCGGATCTGCCCCGACCTGGACAGCGTGATGTACGCGCTGGGCGGTGGCGCGGACCCGGAACGCGGCTGGGGCCGGGCCGGCGAGACCTGGGCGGTCCGGGACGAGCTCGCCGCCTACGGTGCCGAGCCGACCTGGTTCGGGCTCGGCGACCGGGACCTCGCCACCCACCTGGTTCGCACCCGGATGCTCGCCGCCGGCTACCCGCTGTCGGCGGTCACCGAGGCACTGTGCGCCCGCTGGCAGCCCGGCATCCGGCTGTTGCCGGCCACCGACGACCGGATGGAGACCCACGTGGTCGCCACCGTCGACGGCGAGGCCGCACCGCGCGCACTGCACTTCCAGGAGTGGTGGGTGCGCTACCACGCCGAGCCGCCGGCGCAGCGGTTCGTGTTCGTCGACGCCGACCAGGCCAAGCCGGCCGCCGGGGTACTCGACGCGCTCGCCGCCGCCGACGTGGTGCTGCTCGCGCCGAGCAATCCGGTGGTCAGCATCGGCCCGATCCTGGCGGTACCGGGGCTGCGCGACGCCCTGGTCGCCGGCACCGCGCCGGTCGCCGGGATCGCGCCGATCATCGGCGGCGCGCCGGTGCGCGGCATGGCCGACAAGTGCCTGACCGCGATCGGGGTCGAGGTCAGCGCCGCCGGGGTGGGCCGGATGTTCGGCGCGGCCGGCGACGGCGGGCTGCTGTCCGGCTGGCTGGTCGACCCGGTCGACGCCGCGACGACGGTACCGGGGGTACGGGTGCTGGCCCGCCCGCTGCTGATGACCGACGAGGCGGAGACCGCCGCCATCGTCACCGACGCGATCGGTCTGGCCCGTGGCTGA